The Lynx canadensis isolate LIC74 chromosome D1, mLynCan4.pri.v2, whole genome shotgun sequence genome has a segment encoding these proteins:
- the CD1H11orf24 gene encoding uncharacterized protein C11orf24 homolog isoform X2, whose amino-acid sequence MTVLTPPVTLTTGTLGADPSSPAVTAGSTFRTDTAGPAASGGPSPASAASTRQTPSSATAPGAAPTPAPSVGPLPRTTAPVTSATVARTAAGTTASASAPTGTRGPPVASPTPPTSPQALDVSTRGPTVRTSTARPGAGTTSGPTPTLADTTPEPTHPSTAPVAPVSTTAATATEAQAREPAAGTLPAPAPDSAPTPKVEATAPTTRPGPAPSTRGAAGPDTPRTPEQVRPETPPGTASASPTPGSSGGSQVPASAPCPLSTQGPYLVVTPRPLPQALVNKSFLLAVLLLGVTLFIVVLVLLGLQAYESYRKKEYTQVDYLINGMYADSEM is encoded by the coding sequence ATGACCGTGCTGACGCCTCCTGTCACACTGACCACAGGGACTCTGGGGGCCGACCCCAGCTCTCCTGCAGTCACAGCAGGGAGCACATTCAGGACAGACACAGCTGGCCCGGCAGCCTCCGGGGGACCCTCACCAGCTTCGGCGGCGTCGACACGGCAGACCCCGTCCTCCGCGACCGCTCCCGGCGCAGCCCCCACGCCGGCCCCGAGTGTCGGCCCGCTGCCAAGAACGACGGCGCCCGTGACGTCGGCCACCGTTGCTCGGACCGCAGCTGGCACCACAGCAAGTGCCAGCGCCCCGACAGGCACGCGCGGCCCCCCCGTAGCCAGCCCCACGCCCCCCACGAGTCCCCAAGCGCTTGACGTGTCCACACGAGGCCCCACCGTCCGGACGTCGACGGCCCGGCCCGGGGCTGGCACGACAAGTGGGCCCACGCCCACCCTCGCCGACACAACCCCAGagcccacccacccatccacggCTCCCGTGGCTCCCGTGTCCACCACCGCAGCGACCGCCACCGAGGCCCAGGCCCGGGAGCCGGCTGCCGGCACGCTGCCGGCACCGGCCCCTgactccgcccccacccccaaggtgGAGGCCACGGCCCCCACGACACGGCCAGGCCCCGCGCCGTCTACCCGGGGAGCTGCGGGCCCAGACACGCCCCGGACGCCGGAGCAGGTGCGGCCCGAAACCCCGCCTGGTACCGCGTCCGCCTCCCCGACACCCGGGAGCTCGGGGGGCTCCCAGGTGCCAGCCTCGGCCCCGTGCCCGCTTAGCACGCAGGGCCCGTACCTGGTGGTCACCCCCCGGCCCCTTCCCCAGGCTCTGGTGAACAAAAGTTTCCTGCTGGCGGTGCTCTTGCTCGGGGTGACCCTCTTCATCGTAGTCCTGGTTCTGCTGGGCCTGCAAGCCTACGAGAGCTACAGGAAGAAGGAGTACACGCAGGTGGACTATCTAATCAACGGGATGTACGCGGACTCCGAGATGTGA
- the CD1H11orf24 gene encoding uncharacterized protein C11orf24 homolog isoform X1 yields the protein MWTALVLVWISCLSLSESKAPSQDLRHLVSSQTANSAKNASVTAAVRVLNDTSGTMTVLTPPVTLTTGTLGADPSSPAVTAGSTFRTDTAGPAASGGPSPASAASTRQTPSSATAPGAAPTPAPSVGPLPRTTAPVTSATVARTAAGTTASASAPTGTRGPPVASPTPPTSPQALDVSTRGPTVRTSTARPGAGTTSGPTPTLADTTPEPTHPSTAPVAPVSTTAATATEAQAREPAAGTLPAPAPDSAPTPKVEATAPTTRPGPAPSTRGAAGPDTPRTPEQVRPETPPGTASASPTPGSSGGSQVPASAPCPLSTQGPYLVVTPRPLPQALVNKSFLLAVLLLGVTLFIVVLVLLGLQAYESYRKKEYTQVDYLINGMYADSEM from the exons ATGTGGACAGCCCTTGTGCTCGTTTGGATTTCCTGCTTGTCCTTATCTGAAAGCAAAGCGCCATCCCAGGATCTAC GGCACCTAGTCTCTAGCCAGACAGCTAATTCAGCCAAGAATGCCTCGGTGACGGCGGCTGTGAGAGTCCTTAATGACACGTCTGGAACGATGACCGTGCTGACGCCTCCTGTCACACTGACCACAGGGACTCTGGGGGCCGACCCCAGCTCTCCTGCAGTCACAGCAGGGAGCACATTCAGGACAGACACAGCTGGCCCGGCAGCCTCCGGGGGACCCTCACCAGCTTCGGCGGCGTCGACACGGCAGACCCCGTCCTCCGCGACCGCTCCCGGCGCAGCCCCCACGCCGGCCCCGAGTGTCGGCCCGCTGCCAAGAACGACGGCGCCCGTGACGTCGGCCACCGTTGCTCGGACCGCAGCTGGCACCACAGCAAGTGCCAGCGCCCCGACAGGCACGCGCGGCCCCCCCGTAGCCAGCCCCACGCCCCCCACGAGTCCCCAAGCGCTTGACGTGTCCACACGAGGCCCCACCGTCCGGACGTCGACGGCCCGGCCCGGGGCTGGCACGACAAGTGGGCCCACGCCCACCCTCGCCGACACAACCCCAGagcccacccacccatccacggCTCCCGTGGCTCCCGTGTCCACCACCGCAGCGACCGCCACCGAGGCCCAGGCCCGGGAGCCGGCTGCCGGCACGCTGCCGGCACCGGCCCCTgactccgcccccacccccaaggtgGAGGCCACGGCCCCCACGACACGGCCAGGCCCCGCGCCGTCTACCCGGGGAGCTGCGGGCCCAGACACGCCCCGGACGCCGGAGCAGGTGCGGCCCGAAACCCCGCCTGGTACCGCGTCCGCCTCCCCGACACCCGGGAGCTCGGGGGGCTCCCAGGTGCCAGCCTCGGCCCCGTGCCCGCTTAGCACGCAGGGCCCGTACCTGGTGGTCACCCCCCGGCCCCTTCCCCAGGCTCTGGTGAACAAAAGTTTCCTGCTGGCGGTGCTCTTGCTCGGGGTGACCCTCTTCATCGTAGTCCTGGTTCTGCTGGGCCTGCAAGCCTACGAGAGCTACAGGAAGAAGGAGTACACGCAGGTGGACTATCTAATCAACGGGATGTACGCGGACTCCGAGATGTGA